Proteins found in one Zea mays cultivar B73 chromosome 1, Zm-B73-REFERENCE-NAM-5.0, whole genome shotgun sequence genomic segment:
- the LOC100281188 gene encoding nucleotide binding protein isoform 2 has protein sequence MGNRKKLVHFLRVDPAAAAAASALSSPTSFSSFSDDDGYSSSSFSSSSPSRYSPPKSPWARLPGLGGADDAAATGLIASLVKEDGKVYSLAAAGDVLYTGTDSENVRVWRDRRELAGFRTGSGLVKAIVVAADGRIFTGHQDGKVRVWRADAADPAVHRRVGSLPPLGDLLVSSVNPSSYVRSPRGGRGRGRRRVAVWLRHSDAVSSLSLDEGAGLLYSASWDRTFKAWRVSDYRCLESVPAHDDAVNTVAAAGFGGLVLTGSADGTVKVWRRREAAADRTSHVLQRVLREGDGAVTAIAACPEARAVYVGSSDGLVTCWRWGLDVDAQPTHAGVLAGHGMGVLCLAVSGRVVVSGSADGTLCVWRRDDDDDEQKGHARLAVLVGHTGPVKCVAVAADEDCYDADGERRFVVYSGSLDGSVKVWRLSEERALEPPAVETTTPPLMAAALRQSETWMPRPRTAQLPSPVQTWAPELKGVAAA, from the coding sequence ATGGGCAACCGCAAGAAGCTGGTCCACTTCCTCCGCGTCgacccggcggcggcggcagcggcctCCGCCCTCTCCTCCCCTACGTCCTTCTCCTCCTTCTCCGACGACGACGGCTACagctcctcctccttctcctcctccTCGCCGTCGCGGTACAGCCCGCCCAAGTCGCCGTGGGCGCGCCTCCCGGGCCTCGGCGGCGCCGACGACGCTGCCGCGACAGGCCTCATCGCGTCGCTCGTCAAGGAGGACGGCAAGGTCTACTCGCTGGCGGCGGCCGGGGACGTGCTGTACACCGGCACGGACTCGGAGAACGTGCGTGTGTGGCGGGACCGGCGCGAGCTCGCGGGGTTCCGGACCGGCAGCGGCCTCGTCAAGGCCATCGTGGTCGCCGCCGACGGCCGCATCTTCACGGGCCACCAGGACGGCAAGGTCCGGGTGTGGCGCGCCGACGCCGCCGACCCCGCCGTGCACCGCCGCGTGGGGTCGCTCCCGCCGCTCGGGGACCTCCTGGTCAGCTCCGTCAACCCGTCCAGCTACGTGCGCTCGCCGCGCGGCGGGAGGGGCCGGGGCCGGCGCCGCGTCGCCGTCTGGCTCCGCCACTCGGACGCCGTGTCGTCCCTCAGCCTCGACGAGGGCGCCGGCCTGCTCTACTCGGCCTCCTGGGACCGCACCTTCAAGGCGTGGCGCGTGTCAGACTACCGGTGCCTCGAGTCCGTGCCCGCGCACGACGACGCCGTCAACACGGTCGCCGCGGCCGGGTTCGGCGGCCTCGTGCTCACCGGCTCCGCCGACGGGACCGTCAAGGTGTGGCGGCGGCGGGAGGCGGCGGCCGACCGGACGAGCCACGTCCTGCAGAGGGTGCTCCGGGAGGGCGACGGCGCGGTGACCGCCATCGCGGCGTGCCCCGAGGCCCGCGCCGTGTACGTGGGCTCCTCCGACGGGCTGGTCACGTGCTGGCGGTGGGGGCTGGACGTGGACGCCCAGCCGACGCACGCGGGCGTGCTGGCCGGACACGGGATGGGCGTGCTGTGCCTCGCCGTGTCCGGGCGCGTCGTCGTCAGCGGCTCGGCCGACGGGACGCTCTGCGTGTGGCgccgcgacgacgacgacgacgagcaaAAGGGACACGCCCGCCTCGCCGTGCTCGTGGGGCACACGGGGCCCGTCAAGTGCGTCGCAGTGGCCGCGGACGAGGACTGCTACGACGCGGACGGCGAGCGGCGGTTCGTGGTGTACAGCGGCAGCCTGGACGGATCGGTCAAGGTGTGGCGTCTGTCGGAGGAGCGCGCGCTGGAGCCGCCCGCGGTAGAGACAACAACGCCTCCGTTGATGGCGGCGGCACTGAGGCAGTCGGAGACATGGATGCCCCGCCCCCGAACAGCACAGCTTCCGTCACCGGTGCAAACGTGGGCGCCGGAGCTGAAGGGCGTGGCAGCTGCATGA